From the Streptococcus hyointestinalis genome, the window TTCATTATCATCATGAAAAACAACGCTACTCTATTCGCAAATACGCCTTCGGAGCAGCATCTGTCTTAATTGGCTGTGCCTACATGGCAAATGCTCAAGTCGCAAAGGCTGACCAAACAACAGCAAGTGACTCAGCAGTCGCAAAAACTGTCGTTGAAAACAGTGGCACAATTGTGGTTGACAAATCAACCCAACCAAACAACACTGTCACACTTGATAATCTAAGTACTAAAGGCTCTGCATGGGCAGATAGCAACGTGGCTGACACTACTACAGCTAGTTCAGCTACGACAAGTACTACAACGCAAGCACAGCCTACAGCAACAACGGCACCCGTTGCAGAAAGTGCAACAACCTCAACAACTGTTGCACCAACTCAACCGACAACTACAGCAGATAACACCGCTCAATCACAATCAGTAACACCAACTACAGATGCCCAGACAGCGCCATCAACTACAGAAAGTACAACCTCAACACAGCCACAAACCTCAGCTGTGTCTGAAAGTGCGACATCTGCAAGCTCATCTACCGATGTAACCAAGACAGTTGTCGTTACTTACCCAGATGGTTCAACAGATGAAGTGCAAGTTCACTATACTGTTGCTAAGGAAACTGACGCTGATAAGAACGAACCAACTGTTCGCACCCAAACCGTCCGTCAAGGACAAACACCAACGGCAGACTCCTTTATTACCAATAAAGACAGCCTTCCAGCAGGTACAACCTATAGTTTCAAAGATGATTCTGCTCCAAAGACAGAAACACCTACGACTACACCTACAAGCACAAAACCAAGCACATCTGATACTGTTGCAGAACCTGCAAAACCAACAGAAACACCAGTAACTACTCCAACAACTACTAAACCAAGCGATTCTGAAACAGTAAAAACACCTGAAAAGGCTGAGACCCCAACTGCAACGACTAAAGATGATACTTCTAAGGAAGAAAGCGAACCAGCTAAAGACAAAGTCGTTAAAGAAGTTATCACTGGCCCAGAATTGCCAGCTCGAGGTCGCTACACTTTCACTGAAAAAACAGCCGTTTACACCACACCAAGTACCAACAGTAGCGTCTCTTTCTACTTTAACAAAGGTAACCAAGTTAACTATGATAAAGTCTTAGACGCTGAAAATGCTCGCTGGATTTCTTACGTCAGCTACAGTGGTATTCGCCGCTATGCTAAGGTAGGAGAACTAACTAAAGTGCTTGAAGAAGTGACAGAACCTGAAAGCACTGAAGATAAGAAAAATGCCCCAGCTCTCGTAGCTAGAGGTACTTACACCTTCACTGGTAGAGCAGAAGTGCGCAACGAAGCCAAGCTTTCAAGTCCAGTGCAGTTTGAGTTTAGAAAAGGCGAAAGTGTTAACTATGATAAAGTATTGACAGCAGATGACTACAACTGGATTTCTTATGTTAGCTATAGTGGTATCCGTCGTTATGTGGCACTTAACAAAGTAGAAAAGGCAACAGTTGATACTACAAAGACTCAAACTACACAAAAAGAAGAAAGCAAACCAGCAACTACTGTCAAGTCAGAAGCATCGACTTTGCCTGCAAATGGCACTTATATTTTCACTGATAAAGCTGATGTACGTAATGATGCTAAGATTTCAAGCCCAGTACAGTTTGAATTCCGAAAAGGTGATCGAGTCTACTATGACAAAGTTTTAACTTCAGATGATTACAACTGGATTTCTTATGTTAGCTACAG encodes:
- the ldcB gene encoding LD-carboxypeptidase LdcB/DacB, translating into MNKVHYHHEKQRYSIRKYAFGAASVLIGCAYMANAQVAKADQTTASDSAVAKTVVENSGTIVVDKSTQPNNTVTLDNLSTKGSAWADSNVADTTTASSATTSTTTQAQPTATTAPVAESATTSTTVAPTQPTTTADNTAQSQSVTPTTDAQTAPSTTESTTSTQPQTSAVSESATSASSSTDVTKTVVVTYPDGSTDEVQVHYTVAKETDADKNEPTVRTQTVRQGQTPTADSFITNKDSLPAGTTYSFKDDSAPKTETPTTTPTSTKPSTSDTVAEPAKPTETPVTTPTTTKPSDSETVKTPEKAETPTATTKDDTSKEESEPAKDKVVKEVITGPELPARGRYTFTEKTAVYTTPSTNSSVSFYFNKGNQVNYDKVLDAENARWISYVSYSGIRRYAKVGELTKVLEEVTEPESTEDKKNAPALVARGTYTFTGRAEVRNEAKLSSPVQFEFRKGESVNYDKVLTADDYNWISYVSYSGIRRYVALNKVEKATVDTTKTQTTQKEESKPATTVKSEASTLPANGTYIFTDKADVRNDAKISSPVQFEFRKGDRVYYDKVLTSDDYNWISYVSYSGTRRYVALNKVEKASAETPQKEETKSTTSTREVKPSLPASGKYTFTNTVEVHNEAKLSSPVQFEFKKGESVNYDKALVADDYNWISYVSYSGIRRYVALNKVEQDTPKAETTTSKPSVVTGNIKVENVTAKGFDVVVSNVSDTQGVKAVKVPVWSSQGGQDDIIWYDATKQNSGDYKVAVKISDHKNNTGEYNAHLYYVQNDGSLKGIAATTTTVAGEPTTETTSNKVTSNGSYYSIKGKYDDIIIANKKYPLSPSYNPGEDATAKAAFIRLRNDMINQGLNVGYAYSGFRSYDTQKTLYQNYANRDGYAAADRYSARAGYSEHQTGLAYDLTDKSGNLLEDKTATDWLNNNAYKYGFVVRYQPGKESVTGYMPEAWHIRYIGKEAKEVYESGKSLEEYFGFDGGDYANTTSSSTASTSTTTSLAQRGTYRFTSRSAIKAEPKVSSPELAYYDAGNSVNYDKVLTADGHQWISYIAYSGSRRYIAVS